Proteins encoded within one genomic window of Acidiferrobacter thiooxydans:
- a CDS encoding rubrerythrin family protein, whose protein sequence is MNLKGTKTHDNLKAAFAGESQANRRYLYFAAKADVEGYNDVSAVFRSTAEGETGHAHGHLEYMEAVGDPATDLPIGSTANNLKAAIAGETHEYTDMYPGMAKTARSEGFDEIADWFETLAKAERSHANRFQKALDGLGK, encoded by the coding sequence ATGAACCTGAAAGGTACCAAAACCCACGATAATCTCAAGGCCGCGTTCGCCGGCGAGTCGCAGGCCAACCGCCGCTATCTCTATTTCGCCGCCAAGGCCGACGTTGAGGGCTACAATGACGTATCGGCGGTGTTTCGTTCCACCGCAGAAGGGGAAACGGGTCATGCCCACGGCCATCTCGAGTACATGGAGGCGGTCGGCGATCCGGCCACCGATCTGCCGATCGGCAGCACCGCCAACAACCTGAAGGCGGCCATTGCCGGCGAGACCCACGAGTACACGGACATGTATCCGGGTATGGCCAAGACCGCGCGTAGCGAGGGTTTCGACGAGATCGCTGACTGGTTCGAGACGCTCGCCAAGGCCGAGCGCTCGCACGCCAACCGGTTCCAAAAGGCGCTCGACGGCCTCGGTAAGTAG
- the pilB gene encoding type IV-A pilus assembly ATPase PilB, translating into MATVHPMVNDGVLLTGLAARLVRDQLLTPAEVERLNAESQTNKVSFVTRLVESKKLDALTIAKAASEEFGIPLLDISAFDSETFPIKLVDAKLIRRHRVLPIFKRGNRLFVAVADPTNLTALDEIKFNTGLLPEPLLVEEGKLGQLIDRNLSDPGDSLADMAVSESLEGIDAGGDGAEPADAVAESDINDKPIVRFVNKILLDAINRGASDIHIEPYERTYRVRFRTDGVLQEVAAPPIALAARIAARVKILARLDISERRIPQDGRMKIRVSKTRAIDFRVSTLPTLFGEKVVMRLLDPASASLGVDKLGFESDQKAIYLEAIERPYGMVLVTGPTGSGKTVTLYTALNILNTPDRNISTAEDPVEINLAGINQVNINERAKLTFATALRAFLRQDPDIIMVGEIRDLETAEIAIKAAQTGHMVISTLHTNDAPQTLGRLVNMGVPPFNIASAVNLIIAQRLARRLCVHCRKPLELPEPVLRRAGFRAEDILGLKIFGPGGCDQCNGGYKGRVGIYQVMPVSPAIGQIIMNGGNANDIAEQAQKDGVSDLRQSGLKKVRDGITSLEEVERVTNE; encoded by the coding sequence ATGGCGACAGTCCATCCGATGGTAAATGACGGCGTGTTGTTGACAGGGCTTGCGGCGCGCCTCGTGCGCGACCAGCTGTTGACGCCGGCTGAGGTCGAGCGCCTGAATGCCGAATCGCAGACCAATAAGGTCTCATTCGTGACGCGGCTCGTGGAGAGCAAGAAGCTCGACGCCCTGACCATCGCCAAGGCCGCCTCCGAGGAATTCGGTATCCCGCTACTTGACATCAGCGCCTTCGACAGCGAGACCTTTCCGATCAAGCTCGTCGACGCCAAACTCATAAGGCGCCACCGCGTGCTGCCGATCTTCAAGCGCGGGAATCGCCTGTTCGTGGCCGTGGCCGATCCCACCAATCTGACGGCCTTAGACGAGATCAAGTTCAACACAGGACTGCTCCCCGAGCCCCTGCTCGTCGAAGAAGGTAAGCTCGGACAACTCATAGACCGCAATCTCAGCGACCCCGGCGATTCACTGGCCGACATGGCGGTAAGCGAATCCCTGGAGGGCATCGATGCGGGCGGGGACGGCGCCGAACCCGCCGATGCCGTCGCCGAAAGTGACATCAATGACAAGCCCATCGTCCGCTTCGTCAACAAGATCCTGCTCGACGCCATCAACCGTGGGGCCTCGGACATCCACATAGAGCCCTACGAGCGGACTTACCGGGTCCGGTTCCGGACCGACGGTGTCTTGCAGGAGGTCGCCGCCCCGCCGATCGCGCTCGCGGCGCGCATCGCCGCGCGCGTCAAAATTCTGGCGCGACTCGACATATCCGAGCGCCGCATTCCGCAGGACGGACGCATGAAGATCCGTGTATCAAAGACGCGCGCGATCGATTTCCGGGTGAGTACCCTGCCGACGCTGTTTGGCGAAAAGGTCGTGATGCGTCTGCTCGATCCGGCATCGGCCTCGCTGGGCGTCGACAAGCTCGGGTTCGAGTCCGACCAGAAGGCCATCTACCTGGAGGCAATCGAGCGGCCCTATGGCATGGTCCTTGTCACCGGACCGACCGGCAGCGGCAAGACCGTAACCCTGTATACCGCACTCAATATCCTAAACACCCCGGATCGCAATATTTCGACCGCCGAAGACCCGGTCGAGATCAATCTTGCCGGCATCAATCAGGTCAACATCAACGAACGCGCCAAGCTGACCTTCGCCACCGCACTGCGCGCCTTTCTGCGCCAGGACCCCGATATCATCATGGTCGGCGAGATCCGCGATCTCGAGACCGCAGAGATCGCGATCAAGGCCGCGCAGACCGGACATATGGTGATCTCGACTTTGCATACGAATGATGCGCCCCAGACCCTCGGGCGGCTCGTGAACATGGGCGTGCCCCCCTTCAATATCGCCTCGGCGGTCAATCTCATCATCGCCCAGCGCCTGGCGCGGCGACTGTGCGTGCACTGTCGCAAACCCCTGGAACTCCCGGAACCAGTCCTGCGCCGGGCGGGCTTTCGCGCGGAAGACATCCTCGGCCTGAAGATCTTCGGCCCAGGGGGCTGCGACCAATGCAACGGCGGCTACAAGGGGCGCGTCGGCATCTATCAGGTCATGCCGGTAAGCCCGGCGATCGGCCAGATCATCATGAACGGCGGCAACGCCAATGACATCGCCGAGCAGGCGCAAAAAGACGGGGTCTCGGACCTGCGTCAATCGGGCCTGAAAAAGGTGCGCGACGGCATCACGAGCCTCGAGGAAGTGGAGCGCGTGACCAACGAATGA
- a CDS encoding prepilin peptidase encodes MRLPSKGGAPPMNGIPLASDPVAGYLFVAVTGAVIGSFLSMLVYRLPIILKREWERDCREALALPATDVAETFNIAWPASHCPQCHAPLKIRDNIPLFGYLLLRGRCRHCRAPIPRQYILIEVLTTLAAIVSVAHFGMTPRGGFAFALTAALIALTFIDMREQILPDTITLPFLWLGLLVNRAGLYASLDSAVVGAAGAYVFLWLVFHIFRLITGKEGMGRGDFKLFALGGAWLGWPMLPLVLLFASLTGALYGGALIVSGRQTRATPMPFGPFLCAAIWLALFYGWPLTTLYLRSVHG; translated from the coding sequence ATGCGCTTACCGAGCAAGGGCGGTGCGCCACCCATGAATGGTATCCCGCTCGCCTCCGACCCTGTCGCAGGCTATCTGTTCGTGGCCGTCACGGGCGCTGTTATTGGAAGCTTTCTCAGCATGCTCGTCTATCGCCTGCCGATCATCCTCAAGCGCGAGTGGGAACGCGACTGTCGCGAGGCCCTGGCGCTGCCGGCGACCGACGTCGCCGAGACCTTCAACATCGCCTGGCCCGCGTCCCACTGTCCGCAATGCCATGCGCCCCTCAAGATCCGGGACAACATCCCGCTCTTTGGATACCTGCTGCTGCGCGGACGCTGCCGCCATTGCCGGGCACCCATCCCGCGCCAATACATCCTGATAGAGGTCCTGACGACGCTCGCCGCCATCGTATCTGTCGCGCACTTTGGGATGACGCCACGTGGCGGGTTCGCCTTTGCGCTCACCGCCGCACTCATCGCATTGACCTTCATCGACATGCGCGAGCAGATCTTGCCCGACACCATCACCCTGCCGTTCCTCTGGCTCGGACTGCTCGTCAATCGCGCCGGCCTTTATGCATCGCTCGACTCGGCGGTCGTTGGCGCTGCCGGTGCCTATGTGTTTCTCTGGCTGGTCTTTCATATATTCCGTCTGATCACCGGCAAGGAAGGCATGGGCCGCGGCGACTTCAAGCTGTTTGCCCTCGGCGGGGCGTGGCTTGGCTGGCCGATGCTGCCGCTCGTGCTGCTGTTCGCCTCCCTGACCGGCGCCCTCTACGGGGGCGCGTTGATCGTGAGCGGGCGCCAGACACGCGCCACCCCCATGCCCTTCGGTCCGTTTCTGTGTGCCGCCATCTGGCTTGCCCTCTTCTATGGCTGGCCGCTCACGACCCTGTACCTGCGCAGCGTCCATGGCTAG
- the coaE gene encoding dephospho-CoA kinase (Dephospho-CoA kinase (CoaE) performs the final step in coenzyme A biosynthesis.), with protein sequence MASYRVALTGGAGAGKSAAAQVFAECGAVVVDADQIAHELLEPGQAANAAVRTAFGDDQIADSEGRILRPRLRERVFSDPRARKTLEAILHPPIQELMRGRSRGARPYAVLVIPLLAETGRPPWIDRVLVIDAEPSVQRRRLQERGLDAISIERLLAIQASPAVRRALADDILENAGSLQALAEGVRTLHARYQARATTP encoded by the coding sequence ATGGCTAGTTACCGTGTTGCGCTGACCGGCGGCGCAGGTGCCGGCAAGTCGGCCGCCGCGCAGGTCTTCGCCGAATGCGGTGCGGTGGTCGTAGATGCCGATCAGATCGCCCATGAACTTCTGGAGCCGGGGCAAGCCGCCAATGCCGCCGTGCGCACGGCCTTCGGGGACGACCAGATCGCCGATAGCGAGGGACGCATCTTGCGCCCGCGACTGCGTGAGCGCGTGTTCTCCGACCCCCGCGCACGTAAGACCCTGGAGGCCATCCTGCATCCCCCGATCCAGGAACTCATGAGGGGCAGGTCCAGAGGCGCGCGGCCCTATGCCGTGCTCGTGATCCCGCTGCTTGCCGAGACCGGGCGCCCCCCGTGGATCGATCGCGTCCTCGTCATCGACGCCGAGCCTTCGGTACAGCGGCGCAGGCTGCAGGAGCGGGGGCTCGATGCGATCAGTATAGAGCGGCTGCTGGCCATCCAGGCATCGCCCGCCGTGCGGCGCGCGCTCGCGGACGATATCCTCGAAAACGCCGGATCGCTGCAAGCCTTGGCGGAGGGTGTGCGTACCCTCCATGCACGCTATCAGGCGCGCGCGACGACACCTTGA
- a CDS encoding malate dehydrogenase: MDIAIIGANGSIGRQIAIRIIMERLLGATDRLQLVGRRDGRSAAALYGFCQDLKDAFSENCPLLDVALEPEDVVADIVIMAAGATIHSDQDTKAAMPSRDDLAIVNRALAIRYADALCRYGHGHEIVVVVTNPVEFLVDIFSARYDRKRVIGIGAYQDSLRFRREVARSINVSRQAVRAMAIGEHGDGLVPLWSSVIVQGFSDSETRRAIHAVRGGRVSTDYPGSVGAARAQVIQIVREGRIREAFALFDTLAPDVRVVIGPFLTLFSGAKTDVATANATVDLVCTIVGGRDSVVAAQVQLRGEFEGVHTSIGVPIIVNTKGWESAYPLSMTDGERQLFLAAAVRVQEKIQTWTRI, encoded by the coding sequence ATGGATATCGCAATCATAGGTGCAAATGGCTCCATAGGGCGGCAGATTGCCATACGCATCATCATGGAAAGACTCCTTGGCGCCACGGACCGGTTGCAGCTCGTGGGCCGACGTGATGGACGTAGCGCCGCGGCGCTTTATGGCTTTTGCCAAGACCTGAAAGACGCCTTTTCCGAAAACTGTCCGTTGCTCGATGTAGCCCTGGAGCCGGAGGATGTGGTGGCCGACATCGTCATCATGGCGGCCGGCGCGACCATCCATTCCGATCAGGACACGAAGGCGGCCATGCCGAGCCGCGATGACCTGGCGATCGTCAATCGCGCGCTCGCTATCCGTTATGCCGACGCCCTGTGCCGTTATGGCCATGGACATGAGATCGTGGTCGTGGTTACGAATCCGGTGGAGTTTCTGGTAGACATCTTCTCGGCGCGCTATGACCGTAAGCGGGTCATCGGCATAGGGGCCTATCAGGACAGCCTGCGTTTTCGGCGTGAAGTGGCGCGCTCCATCAATGTCTCCCGGCAGGCGGTGCGCGCCATGGCGATAGGCGAGCACGGGGATGGCCTGGTGCCCTTGTGGAGCAGTGTCATCGTTCAGGGATTTTCCGACAGTGAGACGCGCCGGGCGATTCATGCCGTGCGTGGCGGGCGTGTCAGCACGGACTATCCCGGTTCGGTCGGTGCGGCGCGCGCGCAGGTCATCCAGATCGTCCGAGAAGGCCGCATACGCGAGGCCTTTGCCCTCTTCGATACCCTGGCCCCGGATGTCCGGGTCGTAATCGGGCCCTTCCTGACGCTTTTTTCCGGGGCCAAGACCGACGTCGCGACCGCGAACGCGACTGTCGATCTCGTGTGCACCATTGTCGGTGGCCGCGACAGCGTGGTGGCTGCACAGGTGCAGTTGCGTGGCGAGTTCGAGGGGGTGCATACCTCCATCGGCGTGCCGATCATCGTCAATACCAAGGGTTGGGAATCGGCCTATCCGCTCTCCATGACGGATGGCGAACGCCAGCTGTTCCTGGCGGCGGCGGTGCGCGTGCAGGAGAAGATTCAGACATGGACGAGGATTTGA
- a CDS encoding roadblock/LC7 domain-containing protein, with product MLAQVMQKSPLNRASQLRSALRGLNALSADIEASAVISGDGLMLASMLDPHIAADRYAAMCASLLALAERAAQEVHRGRLKRVMIEGEHGTMLLVQAGCDGVLAVAARQTVNLGMVFLEATKVAARIRGLLDQSP from the coding sequence ATGTTGGCTCAAGTAATGCAGAAATCCCCTCTGAATCGGGCAAGCCAGCTGAGGTCTGCGCTCCGGGGGCTAAACGCCTTATCCGCCGATATCGAGGCGTCGGCCGTCATATCCGGCGACGGGCTCATGCTTGCGTCGATGCTCGATCCGCATATCGCCGCCGATCGTTACGCCGCCATGTGTGCCTCGCTTTTGGCGCTGGCCGAGCGGGCTGCGCAAGAGGTACACCGCGGGCGACTAAAGCGCGTCATGATCGAGGGTGAACATGGCACGATGCTGCTCGTTCAGGCCGGCTGCGATGGTGTTCTTGCGGTCGCGGCGCGGCAAACCGTCAATCTCGGCATGGTGTTTCTCGAGGCCACCAAGGTCGCGGCGCGCATTCGTGGGCTACTCGATCAGTCTCCTTGA
- a CDS encoding dual specificity protein phosphatase family protein, with amino-acid sequence MPAPGAPPDDLDLAAPLPAAIPQAGQRQAGPARGPRGFLWLYKGRLAGTPQPGVFFDIDHDLRALRRVGITVLVSLTETPIEAAALDAHDLRALWFPIPDREPPTADQAYEICRALDRLLACGDVIAVHCRAGLGRTGTVLAAYLIWKGASALDAVEGARRIEARWIQSESQARFLEEFAVSVARSSHSIPDHSPQER; translated from the coding sequence ATGCCCGCGCCCGGCGCGCCGCCGGACGACCTGGACCTGGCGGCCCCCTTGCCGGCCGCGATACCGCAGGCGGGCCAGCGCCAGGCGGGGCCCGCCCGCGGCCCGCGCGGTTTTCTATGGCTGTACAAGGGTCGGCTCGCCGGCACGCCTCAGCCCGGGGTGTTTTTCGACATCGATCATGACCTGCGGGCCTTGCGCCGCGTCGGTATCACGGTGCTTGTATCGTTGACCGAGACGCCGATCGAGGCCGCGGCGTTGGATGCCCACGACCTGCGCGCGCTGTGGTTCCCGATACCGGATAGGGAGCCTCCCACAGCGGATCAGGCCTATGAGATCTGCCGGGCGCTCGACCGACTCTTGGCCTGCGGCGATGTCATCGCCGTGCACTGCCGGGCCGGCCTTGGCAGAACGGGGACTGTGCTCGCTGCCTATCTCATATGGAAGGGCGCGAGCGCCCTCGATGCCGTGGAGGGCGCGCGGCGTATCGAGGCGCGCTGGATCCAGTCGGAGTCGCAGGCGCGATTCCTCGAGGAGTTTGCGGTGTCGGTCGCCCGTTCCTCGCATTCGATACCCGATCATTCCCCACAGGAGAGGTAA
- a CDS encoding GTP-binding protein produces MADAEHKIMFAGPVGAGKTTAIGAISDIPVVTTEARATDDVAMCKSRTTVAMDYGVIMLDGGGKLHLYGTPGQERFRFMWDILATGSLGVVLLMDNARPDPLADLRFYLDAFQDLVAGTAVVVGVTRTDMQPRPSIAAYQTWALAHGLRIPILTVDARSREDIAMLLKVLLAMLDPSLRR; encoded by the coding sequence ATGGCGGATGCAGAACACAAGATCATGTTTGCCGGGCCGGTCGGCGCCGGGAAGACCACCGCCATCGGCGCCATCAGCGACATCCCGGTGGTGACTACCGAGGCGCGCGCCACCGACGATGTGGCGATGTGCAAGAGCCGCACCACGGTGGCCATGGATTACGGTGTCATCATGTTGGATGGCGGAGGCAAACTGCACCTCTACGGGACGCCGGGTCAGGAGCGGTTTCGTTTCATGTGGGACATCCTGGCGACGGGGAGTCTGGGCGTTGTCCTGCTCATGGATAATGCGCGCCCCGACCCTCTTGCGGATCTGCGCTTTTATCTGGACGCCTTCCAGGATTTGGTCGCCGGGACGGCGGTGGTTGTTGGTGTCACGCGCACCGACATGCAGCCGCGGCCTTCCATTGCCGCCTATCAGACGTGGGCCTTGGCGCACGGCCTGCGGATCCCGATTCTCACAGTGGATGCGCGATCGCGCGAGGACATCGCGATGCTCCTCAAGGTTCTGCTCGCCATGCTTGATCCGAGCCTGCGCCGATGA
- a CDS encoding sigma 54-interacting transcriptional regulator — MTNKDPLADLSPLSFLQMFVTQSVKLSGLAPGAPRHDAIEYLGLTASSCLELYARQQMNLPEKIDREHYQRLILYIKNAIGGEFEAVSGAEGVVHVENHRCPFGARVRDAPELCRTTASVFGGIAARNFGYAKVELKRRIALRDDRCEVCIYTDREAAKGQAGDEYVSEGETVVSRQALADISVRVADKMAHALCPSGRAHGAHYRPLIVAESRAMREILRAVEQVAPTRASVLISGETGVGKEIVARAIHALSSRSAGPFLAVNCGAVPSNLIETTLFGHEKGAFTGAHSLHHGLFERADRGTLFLDEIDSLPLFSQANLLRVLQEGEFERVGGGQARHVDVRVVAAANRPLESLVAAGQFRGDLYYRLNVVPVCIPPLRERPEDVAGLVHHLLTALAQRHGGPSKSLSDRAWGQVMAHTWPGNVRELENVLERAFLFTPGRVIDDVDLHDGSGIAVPYAQSPGTGGMLHAARRRATQTIETRVLQDALERHHGNVTAMAREMGITRRAIHQKLKRYALAAAAYRGDGRTARRR; from the coding sequence ATGACGAACAAGGACCCGCTCGCGGACTTGAGTCCGCTGTCGTTTCTGCAGATGTTCGTGACGCAAAGCGTCAAGCTCTCCGGCCTGGCCCCCGGCGCTCCGCGCCACGACGCCATCGAATACCTCGGCCTTACAGCCAGCAGCTGTCTCGAACTCTACGCGCGCCAGCAGATGAATCTGCCCGAAAAGATCGATCGCGAACACTATCAGCGACTCATCTTGTACATCAAAAACGCGATCGGCGGCGAATTCGAGGCCGTGTCGGGCGCCGAGGGGGTCGTGCACGTCGAGAATCATCGCTGTCCGTTCGGCGCGCGCGTACGGGATGCCCCGGAGTTGTGCCGCACCACGGCCTCGGTCTTCGGCGGGATCGCCGCGCGCAATTTCGGCTATGCGAAGGTCGAGCTGAAGAGGCGCATCGCACTGCGCGATGATCGTTGCGAGGTGTGCATCTATACAGATCGGGAAGCGGCCAAGGGGCAGGCGGGTGACGAGTATGTGAGCGAAGGCGAGACGGTCGTTTCGCGGCAGGCCCTGGCGGATATCAGCGTGCGTGTTGCCGACAAGATGGCGCACGCCCTGTGCCCGTCCGGACGCGCGCATGGCGCGCATTACCGGCCTCTGATCGTGGCCGAATCCCGCGCCATGCGCGAGATACTGAGGGCCGTGGAGCAGGTGGCACCGACGCGGGCCAGTGTCCTCATAAGCGGAGAGACTGGGGTCGGCAAGGAGATCGTAGCCCGTGCCATCCATGCCTTAAGTTCCCGCAGTGCCGGCCCGTTCCTGGCCGTCAACTGCGGCGCTGTTCCTTCCAATCTCATAGAGACGACGCTATTTGGCCATGAAAAGGGCGCCTTTACGGGGGCCCACAGCCTTCATCATGGCCTGTTCGAGCGCGCCGATCGAGGGACGTTGTTCTTAGATGAGATCGACAGCCTGCCGTTATTCTCGCAGGCCAATCTGCTGCGCGTCTTGCAGGAAGGCGAGTTCGAACGGGTCGGTGGCGGGCAGGCGCGCCATGTCGACGTACGCGTGGTGGCGGCTGCCAATCGACCGCTCGAATCGCTGGTCGCCGCCGGCCAATTCCGCGGGGATCTCTATTACCGGTTGAATGTCGTACCGGTATGCATCCCGCCGCTTAGGGAGCGCCCGGAGGATGTGGCCGGCCTCGTTCATCACCTGCTCACGGCGCTGGCACAACGCCATGGTGGTCCGTCAAAGTCCTTGAGTGATCGTGCCTGGGGGCAGGTGATGGCCCATACGTGGCCCGGTAACGTCCGCGAACTCGAAAACGTCCTGGAGCGGGCGTTTTTGTTTACCCCCGGCCGTGTGATCGATGATGTCGATTTACATGATGGGAGCGGTATCGCCGTTCCTTACGCGCAGTCGCCGGGCACCGGCGGAATGCTGCATGCGGCCAGACGCCGGGCGACCCAGACTATCGAGACCCGCGTGCTTCAGGATGCGCTCGAGCGCCACCATGGCAATGTGACGGCCATGGCGCGCGAGATGGGGATCACGCGCCGCGCCATCCATCAGAAGCTCAAGCGCTATGCCCTGGCGGCGGCCGCCTATCGGGGCGACGGGCGCACAGCCCGCCGTCGATAG
- a CDS encoding FmdB family zinc ribbon protein: protein MAPTYDYHCLRCDNHLTIRHRIGAPRPCCPHCQGPLRPVISAAPAIHARMAHGREDAVRVLESSRSVPCQTCGTSCRHH from the coding sequence ATGGCACCCACCTATGATTACCACTGCCTGCGATGTGACAATCATCTCACGATCCGCCACCGGATCGGCGCGCCTCGGCCATGCTGCCCGCATTGCCAAGGCCCGTTACGACCGGTGATATCGGCGGCGCCCGCCATACATGCGCGCATGGCCCACGGTCGCGAGGACGCGGTGCGCGTGCTCGAGTCGTCCCGTTCGGTGCCCTGCCAGACGTGCGGCACGTCCTGCCGGCACCACTAG
- a CDS encoding beta-class carbonic anhydrase: MTTLNEELTARVAAYGAWAKRRRYGANGPNNRRLWVLACMDERLPVDEALGIHVDTPAGGGDAHCFRNAGGIVTDDAIRSAMLTCQFFGTREIVIVQHTQCGMLSANARDLEKTLRERGVDPDAVTLDPTLPELTLAKGAFAKWIGMMDDVDDTCLKTIETFRAHPLIPKDVTISGWIWEVETRRLRAPRRDKGGREGTDVTPADFGLTGRQPPRWT, translated from the coding sequence ATGACGACATTGAACGAGGAACTGACGGCGCGCGTCGCCGCCTATGGCGCATGGGCCAAGCGGCGTCGCTATGGGGCCAACGGCCCCAACAATCGCCGGCTGTGGGTGCTGGCGTGCATGGATGAGCGCCTCCCCGTCGACGAGGCGCTCGGCATCCATGTCGATACGCCCGCCGGCGGCGGCGATGCCCACTGTTTCCGCAATGCCGGCGGGATCGTGACCGATGATGCCATCCGCTCGGCCATGCTGACCTGCCAGTTCTTCGGGACCCGCGAGATCGTGATCGTTCAGCATACCCAATGCGGGATGCTGTCGGCCAACGCGCGTGATCTCGAGAAGACCCTGCGTGAGCGGGGCGTGGACCCCGATGCGGTGACGCTCGACCCGACCTTGCCGGAGCTCACCTTGGCAAAGGGCGCGTTCGCCAAGTGGATCGGCATGATGGATGACGTGGACGACACATGCCTTAAGACCATCGAGACCTTCCGCGCGCACCCGCTGATTCCCAAAGACGTGACGATCAGCGGTTGGATCTGGGAGGTCGAGACCCGGCGCTTGCGTGCCCCGCGTCGCGACAAGGGCGGACGCGAGGGCACCGATGTCACCCCCGCGGACTTCGGACTGACCGGTCGGCAGCCGCCGCGCTGGACCTAG
- a CDS encoding GNAT family N-acetyltransferase: MRDQEASDTGPRQSEARPHIRLLAESELTTILPLIQILNPDVPPATLALRLEAMRKEGYRCAGAFAGERCIAIAGLWFGTRFWCGRYVDIDNVIVEESWRRQGIGQALIAWIEDYARRQGCEKAVLDAYVTNEGAHRFYMGYGYRIVGFHFDRNLKGPDDQDRPDIPR, encoded by the coding sequence ATGCGTGATCAGGAAGCAAGCGACACCGGGCCGAGGCAATCGGAGGCGAGGCCCCACATCCGGCTCCTGGCCGAGAGCGAACTGACGACGATCCTGCCGCTCATCCAGATACTGAATCCGGATGTACCGCCGGCCACGCTTGCCCTGCGGTTGGAGGCCATGCGCAAGGAGGGTTATCGCTGCGCCGGGGCATTTGCCGGTGAGCGCTGCATTGCCATCGCCGGTCTGTGGTTTGGGACGCGCTTTTGGTGCGGGCGCTATGTCGACATCGACAACGTGATCGTCGAGGAATCATGGCGCCGCCAGGGTATCGGGCAGGCGCTCATTGCCTGGATCGAGGATTACGCGCGGCGGCAGGGCTGCGAGAAGGCCGTCCTCGACGCCTACGTGACCAACGAGGGGGCGCACCGCTTCTATATGGGCTATGGTTACCGCATCGTCGGCTTCCACTTTGATCGAAACCTGAAAGGACCCGACGACCAGGACCGCCCCGACATCCCGCGTTAG
- the arfB gene encoding alternative ribosome rescue aminoacyl-tRNA hydrolase ArfB gives MASASAFPDTNRAPIARRPALGDPMVLCPGSLWSRGGRVTAGARPSLLKGWAAARIVAGMIAITPHISLSENDIEERFMRSPGPGGQNVNKVATAVQLRFHVAGCAALPPDARERLRHLARGRITHEGYLVIRAHTFRTRERNRREARERLVHWISRALAVPERRIATRPSLASHRRRLQGKHARGALKERRRPVSAVD, from the coding sequence ATGGCATCCGCAAGCGCCTTCCCGGACACCAATCGGGCGCCGATCGCAAGACGGCCGGCCCTCGGAGACCCGATGGTTCTTTGTCCGGGGTCGCTTTGGTCCCGGGGAGGCCGCGTTACAGCCGGTGCGCGGCCGTCCTTATTGAAGGGGTGGGCCGCGGCGCGTATCGTGGCGGGCATGATTGCCATCACCCCCCATATCTCGCTTTCCGAGAATGACATCGAGGAGCGATTCATGCGTTCGCCGGGGCCCGGCGGACAGAATGTGAACAAGGTCGCTACCGCCGTGCAATTGCGCTTTCATGTCGCAGGCTGCGCGGCGCTACCGCCCGATGCGCGGGAGCGTCTGCGGCATCTTGCGCGCGGGCGTATCACGCACGAGGGATACCTTGTGATTCGTGCGCACACCTTCCGGACGCGCGAGCGCAACCGCCGCGAGGCCCGCGAGCGCCTGGTCCACTGGATAAGCCGGGCCCTCGCGGTCCCGGAGCGGCGTATCGCGACCCGTCCGAGTCTGGCGTCGCATCGCCGCCGCCTCCAGGGTAAGCACGCCCGTGGCGCGCTGAAGGAGCGCCGTCGCCCGGTCTCTGCCGTCGACTAA